The proteins below come from a single Papaver somniferum cultivar HN1 chromosome 11, ASM357369v1, whole genome shotgun sequence genomic window:
- the LOC113322211 gene encoding auxin response factor 18-like isoform X1, whose translation MIKFFDSVKEEKKEMEKCLDSQLWHACAGGMVQMPQVNSKVYYFPQGQAEHANGNVDFGNSSRIPAMILCRVAGVKFMADPETDEVYSKLRLIPVRNNESDFEDDDVNGNNGSDSAQDKPASFAKTLTQSDANNGGGFSVPRYCAETIFPRLDYSAEPPVQTVLAKDVHGEVWKFRHIYRGTPRRHLLTTGWSTFVNQKKLIAGDSIVFLRTENGDLCVGIRRAKRGIGGGPEASSGWNSASSNCVSPYAGYSVFMREDESKLGRNANGGNNNSPCGGAGFRGKPKVRPESVVEAANLATNGQPFEVVYYPRASTPEFCVKASSVRTALRNQWCPGMRFKMAFETEDSSRISWFMGTISSVQVADPIHWPGSPWRLLQVTWDEPDLLQNVKRVSPWLVELVSSMPSIHLSSPFSPPRKKIRVPQHPDFSFDGQLQMPSLLSNPFGPSSPSCCVSDNSSAGIQGARHAQFGISLSDLHFNKLQPGVFVTGLQRPHHAAPPSRISGGFIMSNPSCKENVSCLLTMGMGNGNSTPTSKKSNDSKTAQFVLFGQPILTEEQISLSVRGGPM comes from the exons ATGGGAACGTTGATTTTGGAAATTCATCAAGAATTCCAGCAATGATTCTGTGTAGAGTCGCTGGTGTGAAATTCATGGCTGATCCTGAGACGGATGAGGTTTATTCAAAGCTAAGATTAATTCCTGTGAGAAATAATGAATCtgattttgaagatgatgatgttaatgGAAACAATGGATCTGATTCGGCTCAAGATAAACCTGCATCCTTTGCGAAAACATTGACTCAGTCTGATGCTAATAATGGTGGGGGGTTTTCGGTTCCTAGATACTGTGCTGAGACAATTTTTCCAAGGTTGGATTATTCTGCTGAACCTCCTGTACAAACTGTACTTGCTAAGGATGTTCACGGTGAGGTTTGGAAGTTCCGGCACATTTATAGAGGGACTCCTCGTCGTCATCTCTTGACGACTGGATGGAGTACTTTTGTGAACCAAAAGAAGCTGATTGCCGGTGATTCAATTGTGTTTTTAAGAACTGAGAATGGGGATCTTTGTGTCGGTATCCGGCGGGCAAAGAGAGGGATTGGTGGCGGTCCTGAGGCGTCGTCCGGGTGGAATTCAGCTTCGAGTAATTGCGTCTCGCCATATGCTGGTTATTCTGTTTTTATGAGGGAAGATGAAAGCAAGTTAGGAAGAAATGCTAATGGTGGGAATAATAATAGTCCTTGTGGTGGTGCTGGTTTTCGGGGAAAACCAAAAGTGAGACCTGAGTCTGTGGTTGAGGCTGCAAATCTTGCTACCAATGGGCAACCTTTTGAGGTTGTTTATTACCCTCGAGCAAGCACTCCTGAATTCTGCGTCAAGGCTTCATCTGTCAGAACAGCATTACGTAACCAGTGGTGCCCAGGGATGAGGTTCAAGATGGCTTTTGAGACTGAGGATTCGTCTCGGATAAGCTGGTTCATGGGAACTATATCTTCTGTTCAGGTTGCTGATCCAATCCATTGGCCTGGTTCTCCTTGGAGGCTTCTTCAG GTGACTTGGGATGAGCCGGACTTGTTACAAAATGTGAAGCGCGTTAGTCCATGGTTGGTTGAATTGGTATCAAGCATGCCATCAATCCATCTATCGTCACCCTTCTCACCTCCAAGAAAGAAAATTCGGGTTCCTCAACATCCCGATTTCTCCTTTGATGGGCAACTTCAAATGCCATCACTTTTGAGCAACCCCTTTGGGCCAAGCAGTCCCTCTTGTTGTGTAAGCGACAACAGTTCTGCAGGCATACAGGGAGCCAGGCATGCTCAATTTGGTATATCTTTATCAGATCTCCATTTTAATAAACTTCAGCCGGGTGTATTTGTGACCGGTTTACAGCGTCCTCATCATGCTGCCCCACCTTCAAGAATCTCCGGTGGCTTCATAATGAGCAACCCCAGTTGCAAGGAGAATGTATCTTGCTTGCTTACAATGGGCATGGGCAACGGAAACTCGACTCCAACTTCAAAGAAGTCAAATGACAGCAAAACAGCACAGTTTGTACTCTTCGGCCAACCTATACTCACCGAAGAACAAATTTCTCTTAGCGTCAGGGGTGGACCTATGTGA
- the LOC113322211 gene encoding auxin response factor 18-like isoform X2, whose translation MEKCLDSQLWHACAGGMVQMPQVNSKVYYFPQGQAEHANGNVDFGNSSRIPAMILCRVAGVKFMADPETDEVYSKLRLIPVRNNESDFEDDDVNGNNGSDSAQDKPASFAKTLTQSDANNGGGFSVPRYCAETIFPRLDYSAEPPVQTVLAKDVHGEVWKFRHIYRGTPRRHLLTTGWSTFVNQKKLIAGDSIVFLRTENGDLCVGIRRAKRGIGGGPEASSGWNSASSNCVSPYAGYSVFMREDESKLGRNANGGNNNSPCGGAGFRGKPKVRPESVVEAANLATNGQPFEVVYYPRASTPEFCVKASSVRTALRNQWCPGMRFKMAFETEDSSRISWFMGTISSVQVADPIHWPGSPWRLLQVTWDEPDLLQNVKRVSPWLVELVSSMPSIHLSSPFSPPRKKIRVPQHPDFSFDGQLQMPSLLSNPFGPSSPSCCVSDNSSAGIQGARHAQFGISLSDLHFNKLQPGVFVTGLQRPHHAAPPSRISGGFIMSNPSCKENVSCLLTMGMGNGNSTPTSKKSNDSKTAQFVLFGQPILTEEQISLSVRGGPM comes from the exons ATGGGAACGTTGATTTTGGAAATTCATCAAGAATTCCAGCAATGATTCTGTGTAGAGTCGCTGGTGTGAAATTCATGGCTGATCCTGAGACGGATGAGGTTTATTCAAAGCTAAGATTAATTCCTGTGAGAAATAATGAATCtgattttgaagatgatgatgttaatgGAAACAATGGATCTGATTCGGCTCAAGATAAACCTGCATCCTTTGCGAAAACATTGACTCAGTCTGATGCTAATAATGGTGGGGGGTTTTCGGTTCCTAGATACTGTGCTGAGACAATTTTTCCAAGGTTGGATTATTCTGCTGAACCTCCTGTACAAACTGTACTTGCTAAGGATGTTCACGGTGAGGTTTGGAAGTTCCGGCACATTTATAGAGGGACTCCTCGTCGTCATCTCTTGACGACTGGATGGAGTACTTTTGTGAACCAAAAGAAGCTGATTGCCGGTGATTCAATTGTGTTTTTAAGAACTGAGAATGGGGATCTTTGTGTCGGTATCCGGCGGGCAAAGAGAGGGATTGGTGGCGGTCCTGAGGCGTCGTCCGGGTGGAATTCAGCTTCGAGTAATTGCGTCTCGCCATATGCTGGTTATTCTGTTTTTATGAGGGAAGATGAAAGCAAGTTAGGAAGAAATGCTAATGGTGGGAATAATAATAGTCCTTGTGGTGGTGCTGGTTTTCGGGGAAAACCAAAAGTGAGACCTGAGTCTGTGGTTGAGGCTGCAAATCTTGCTACCAATGGGCAACCTTTTGAGGTTGTTTATTACCCTCGAGCAAGCACTCCTGAATTCTGCGTCAAGGCTTCATCTGTCAGAACAGCATTACGTAACCAGTGGTGCCCAGGGATGAGGTTCAAGATGGCTTTTGAGACTGAGGATTCGTCTCGGATAAGCTGGTTCATGGGAACTATATCTTCTGTTCAGGTTGCTGATCCAATCCATTGGCCTGGTTCTCCTTGGAGGCTTCTTCAG GTGACTTGGGATGAGCCGGACTTGTTACAAAATGTGAAGCGCGTTAGTCCATGGTTGGTTGAATTGGTATCAAGCATGCCATCAATCCATCTATCGTCACCCTTCTCACCTCCAAGAAAGAAAATTCGGGTTCCTCAACATCCCGATTTCTCCTTTGATGGGCAACTTCAAATGCCATCACTTTTGAGCAACCCCTTTGGGCCAAGCAGTCCCTCTTGTTGTGTAAGCGACAACAGTTCTGCAGGCATACAGGGAGCCAGGCATGCTCAATTTGGTATATCTTTATCAGATCTCCATTTTAATAAACTTCAGCCGGGTGTATTTGTGACCGGTTTACAGCGTCCTCATCATGCTGCCCCACCTTCAAGAATCTCCGGTGGCTTCATAATGAGCAACCCCAGTTGCAAGGAGAATGTATCTTGCTTGCTTACAATGGGCATGGGCAACGGAAACTCGACTCCAACTTCAAAGAAGTCAAATGACAGCAAAACAGCACAGTTTGTACTCTTCGGCCAACCTATACTCACCGAAGAACAAATTTCTCTTAGCGTCAGGGGTGGACCTATGTGA